A genomic stretch from Kribbella amoyensis includes:
- a CDS encoding phosphotransferase family protein, which produces MWVGDDYVVRLSSGQYRDAYRHEAGVVDLLAGSEVPHARHLAHGDGPDGPWYISERLPGRSLHEAWPTADSHTRQAIIESLGAALRALHRVPVPADLLPPWLADALADALTGKPWPAFHPPVVSAALQQVEAARRLPGHDSRLLAEVAEWIQERLGLFVADGPVLVHGDLHGSNVIVDQGRVTGLIDFAEALAQPADAELDTILRWCARAGEYPPVPDGRGLDETTLTEVPRWLHGAYPELFEREQLRERLNFYDMYMELALYAHHLQAGVRKAAQDRIARLLHGQNHLAGLVW; this is translated from the coding sequence GTGTGGGTCGGCGACGACTACGTCGTACGACTGAGCAGCGGACAGTACCGCGACGCATATCGTCATGAGGCTGGAGTCGTTGACCTGCTTGCCGGCAGCGAGGTCCCCCACGCCCGGCACCTCGCCCACGGCGACGGTCCGGACGGGCCGTGGTACATCTCCGAACGCCTGCCCGGCCGCTCTCTGCACGAAGCGTGGCCGACGGCTGACTCGCACACGCGCCAGGCAATCATCGAAAGCCTCGGCGCCGCGTTGCGCGCACTTCACCGCGTTCCTGTCCCGGCCGACCTGCTGCCGCCTTGGCTGGCTGATGCGCTCGCCGACGCGCTGACCGGCAAGCCATGGCCCGCGTTCCACCCGCCCGTGGTGAGCGCGGCGCTCCAGCAGGTCGAGGCTGCCCGGCGACTGCCCGGTCATGACTCGCGCCTGCTGGCGGAGGTTGCGGAGTGGATCCAGGAGCGGCTGGGGTTGTTCGTTGCCGACGGCCCCGTCCTCGTCCACGGTGATCTCCATGGTTCCAACGTGATCGTCGACCAAGGACGCGTCACCGGCCTGATCGACTTCGCGGAGGCGTTGGCCCAGCCGGCGGATGCCGAGCTCGATACCATCCTGCGCTGGTGCGCGAGGGCGGGAGAGTACCCGCCCGTGCCCGACGGACGAGGGCTCGACGAGACCACACTCACAGAGGTCCCCAGATGGCTGCACGGCGCCTATCCAGAGCTGTTCGAGCGCGAGCAGCTGCGCGAGCGGTTGAACTTCTACGACATGTACATGGAGCTCGCGCTCTACGCACACCACCTACAGGCTGGCGTCCGCAAAGCGGCGCAGGACCGCATCGCCCGTCTGCTGCACGGCCAGAACCATCTCGCTGGACTCGTCTGGTGA